The Pygocentrus nattereri isolate fPygNat1 chromosome 4, fPygNat1.pri, whole genome shotgun sequence genome includes a window with the following:
- the LOC108417008 gene encoding sushi, von Willebrand factor type A, EGF and pentraxin domain-containing protein 1-like isoform X4 codes for MEVEHLFKHSITAALSSEPESSLTEMHHLYSDILNTDERITSLTMDFDKTHRSMFSFILLFLMLPQWTPVAGWSYHHSNTTMDWNTARQWCRDRFTDMVAIQNHGEISHLNTNLPRVDGYYWIGIRKINNSWTWVGTNKKLTEEAKNWAKGEPNNGRNNEDCVEIYIKREKDEGKWNDESCRKRKTALCYTASCKKDSCSHHGECVETINNHTCECFEGFYGEECEHVVKCQAEEISAPDHGSVYCVHPNGNFSYDSQCEYTCNEGYQVVGSQTTRCEASAAWSTKPPTCELVQCSDLTEPLHGFMQCQHPVGRFSHQSSCEFSCEEGYTLTGSSSSKLMCEATGLWNDSRPTCEAVQCPVLQDPANGRITCSGESFGSSCSFSCNDGFHLQGAPHITCTESAGWSQEVPYCEVVQCSDLTEPLHGSMQCQHPLESFGYQSSCEFSCEDGYTLTGSSSGQLVCEATGHWNDSRPTCESVRCPTLEDPANGRISCGGDSYGSRCSFSCNDGFQLQGAPDITCTKSAEWNEEKPYCKVVQCSDLTEPLHGSMQCKHPLGHFGYQSSCEFSCEEGYTLTGSSSSKLMCEGSGHWNASRPICEAVRCPALVDPTNGRMNCSGGSFGSSCSFSCNDGFHLQGAPEITCTESAEWSQEKPYCGVVQCSDLTEPLHGSMQCEHLVGHFSYQSSCEFSCEEGYTLTGSNSSRLMCEASGHWNGFEPTCEAVQCPVLQDPTNGRIICSGESFGSSCSFSCNDGFHLQGAPHITCTESAGWSQEVPYCEVVQCSDLTEPLHGSMQCQHPLESFGYQSSCEFSCEDGYTLTGSSSGQLVCEATGHWNDSRPTCESVRCPTLEDPANGRISCGGDSYGSRCSFSCNDGFQLQGAPDITCTKSAEWNEEKPYCKVVQCSDLTEPLHGSMQCKHPLGHFGYQSSCEFSCEEGYTLTGSSSSKLMCEGSGHWNASRPICEAVRCPALVDPTNGRMNCSGGSFGSSCSFSCNDGFHLQGAPEITCTESAEWSQEKPYCGVVQCSDLTEPLHGSMQCEHLVGHFSYQSSCEFSCEEGYTLTGSNSSRLMCEASGHWNGFEPTCEAVQCPVLQDPTNGRIICSGESFGSSCSFSCNNGFHLQGAPHITCTESAGWSQEVPYCEVVQCSDLTEPLHGSMQCQNPLESFGYESSCEFSCEDGYTLTGSSSGQLVCEGTGHWNDSRPTCEPVRCPTLEDPANGRISCGGDSYGSRCSFSCNDGFQLQGAPDITCTKSAEWNEEKPYCKVVQCSDLTEPLHGSMQCKHPLGHFGYQSSCEFSCEEGYTLTGSSSSKLMCEGSGHWNASRPICEAVRCPALVDPTNGRMNCSGGSFGSSCSFSCNDGFHLQGAPEITCTESAEWSQEKPYCGVVQCSDLTEPLHGSMQCEHLVGHFSYQSSCEFSCEEGYTLTGSNSSRLMCEASGHWNGFEPTCEAVQCPVLQDPTNGRIICSGESFGSSCSFSCNNGFHLQGAPHITCTESAGWSQEVPYCEVVQCSDLTEPLHGSMQCQNPLESFGYESSCEFSCEDGYTLTGSSSGQLVCEGTGHWNDSRPTCEPVRCPTLEDPANGRISCGGDSYGSRCSFSCNDGFQLQGAPDITCTKSAEWNEEKPYCKVVQCSDLTEPLHGSMQCKHPLGHFSYQSSCEFSCEEGYTLTGSSSSKLMCEGSRHWNASRPICQAVRCPALVDPTNGRMNCSGGSFGSSCSFSCNDGFHLQGAPEITCTESAEWSQEKPYCEVVQCSDLTEPLHGSMQCEHLVGHFSYQSSCEFSCEEGYTLTGSNSSRLMCEASGHWNGFEPTCEAVQCPVLQDPTNGRIICSGESFGSSCSFSCDNGFHLQGAPHITCTESAGWSQEVPYCEVVQCSDLTEPLHGSMQCQHPLESFGYQSSCEFSCEDGYTLTGSSSGQLVCEGTGHWNDSRPTCEPVRCPTLEDPVNGRMKCSGGSFGSSCSFSCNDGFNLHGAPEMTCTESAEWSQEKPYCEVAQCSDLTEPLHGSMQCQHPLRQFGYQSSCEFSCEEGYTLTGSSSSRLMCEASGHWNDSQPICEAVRCPTLEDPTNGRIICSGESFGGSCSFSCNDGFHLEGAPEITCTQSAEWSQEKPYCEVVQCSDLTEPLHGFMQCQHPVGRFSHQSSCEFSCEDGYTLTGSSSGQLVCEGTGHWNDSRPTCEPVTCPYLQKPDNGLMNCSSEEATVGTSCSFSCLDGYTLLGDEVVTCNFTGGWSGAAAECQAPPEPQLSPPLVTGLTVAGGVSLSSLALALWIMKKLRQKAEKFDLSKSDIDMPPQVYKSIDSLI; via the exons ATGGAGGTGGAGCACTTATTTAAACACAGCATCACAGCAGCTCTGAGCTCAGAACCAGAAAGTTCTCTGACTGAGATGCATCACCTGTATTCTGATATATTAAACACAGATGAAAGGATTACATCGCTGACAATG GACTTTGACAAGACTCACAGATCAATGTTCTCCTTTATCCTCCTCTTTTTAA TGCTACCTCAGTGGACCCCAGTAGCAGGTTGGTCCTACCATCACTCTAACACCACCATGGACTGGAATACTGCTCGTCAGTGGTGTAGGGACCGCTTCACGGACATGGTGGCCATCCAGAACCACGGCGAAATCAGCCACCTCAACACCAACCTTCCTCGAGTAGACGGATACTACTGGATCGGCATCCGCAAGATCAACAACAGCTGGACCTGGGTGGGCactaacaagaagctgacggAAGAGGCCAAGAACTGGGCCAAAGGGGAGCCCAATAACGGACGGAACAACGAAGACTGTGTGGAGATCTACATTAAGAGGGAAAAGGATGAGGGCAAATGGAACGATGAGTcctgcagaaagaggaagaCTGCACTTTGCTACACTG CATCCTGCAAGAAAGACTCTTGCAGCCaccatggagaatgtgtggagACCATCAACAACCACACGTGTGAATGCTTTGAGGGCTTCTATGGAGAAGAGTGTGAGCACG TTGTGAAATGCCAAGCAGAAGAAATATCTGCTCCTGATCACGGCAGCGTCTACTGCGTCCACCCTAATGGCAATTTCTCGTACGATTCTCAGTGCGAGTACACCTGCAATGAGGGCTACCAGGTCGTCGGCTCACAAACAACACGGTGCGAAGCCTCAGCAGCTTGGTCAACCAAACCACCGACCTGTGAAC TCGTCCAGTGCTCTGATCTGACTGAGCCTCTTCATGGCTTCATGCAGTGTCAGCATCCAGTAGGACGTTTCAGCCATCAGTCCTCCTGTGAATTTAGCTGTGAGGAAGGATACACACTAACAGGCTCAAGCTCCAGCAAGCTGATGTGTGAAGCCACAGGACTCTGGAATGATTCTCGGCCCACCTGTGAAG CTGTTCAATGTCCAGTCCTTCAGGACCCTGCGAACGGCAGAATCACCTGCAGTGGTGAAAGTTTTGgcagcagctgcagcttcaGCTGTAATGATGGGTTCCACCTTCAGGGGGCGCCACACATCACCTGCACAGAGTCTGCAGGGTGGAGCCAGGAGGTTCCTTACTGTGAAG TTGTCCAGTGCTCTGATCTGACTGAGCCTCTTCACGGCTCCATGCAGTGTCAGCATCCTCTAGAAAGCTTTGGCTATCAGTCCTCCTGTGAGTTTAGCTGTGAAGACGGATACACACTAACAGGCTCAAGCTCTGGCCAGCTGGTGTGTGAAGCCACTGGACATTGGAATGACTCTCGGCCCACCTGTGAAT CTGTTCGATGCCCAACTCTTGAGGACCCTGCGAATGGCAGAATCAGTTGCGGAGGTGATAGCTACGGCAGCAGGTGCAGCTTCAGCTGTAATGATGGGTTCCAACTTCAGGGGGCACCAGACATTACCTGCACAAAGTCTGCAGAGTGGAATGAGGAGAAACCTTACTGCAAAG TTGTCCAGTGCTCTGATCTGACTGAGCCTCTTCACGGCTCCATGCAGTGCAAGCATCCATTAGGACACTTCGGCTATCAGTCCTCCTGTGAGTTTAGCTGTGAGGAAGGATACACACTAACAGGCTCAAGCTCCAGCAAGCTGATGTGTGAAGGCAGTGGACACTGGAATGCCTCTCGGCCCATCTGTGAAG CTGTTCGATGTCCAGCTCTTGTGGACCCTACGAACGGCAGGATGAACTGCAGTGGTGGTAGTTTTGgcagcagctgcagcttcaGCTGTAATGATGGGTTCCACCTTCAGGGGGCGCCAGAAATTACCTGCACTGAGTCGGCAGAGTGGAGCCAGGAGAAGCCTTACTGTGGAG TCGTCCAGTGCTCTGATCTGACTGAGCCTCTTCACGGCTCCATGCAGTGCGAGCATCTAGTAGGACACTTCAGCTATCAGTCCTCCTGTGAGTTTAGCTGTGAGGAAGGATACACACTAACAGGCTCAAACTCTAGTCGGCTGATGTGTGAAGCCAGTGGACACTGGAATGGTTTTGAACCCACCTGTGAAG CTGTTCAATGTCCAGTCCTTCAGGACCCTACGAACGGTAGAATCATCTGCAGTGGTGAAAGTTTTGgcagcagctgcagcttcaGCTGTAATGATGGGTTCCACCTTCAGGGGGCGCCACACATCACCTGCACAGAGTCTGCAGGGTGGAGCCAGGAGGTTCCTTACTGTGAAG TTGTCCAGTGCTCTGATCTGACTGAGCCTCTTCACGGCTCCATGCAGTGTCAGCATCCTCTAGAAAGCTTTGGCTATCAGTCCTCCTGTGAGTTTAGCTGTGAAGACGGATACACACTAACAGGCTCAAGCTCTGGCCAGCTGGTGTGTGAAGCCACTGGACATTGGAATGACTCTCGGCCCACCTGTGAAT CTGTTCGATGCCCAACTCTTGAGGACCCTGCGAATGGCAGAATCAGTTGCGGAGGTGATAGCTACGGCAGCAGGTGCAGCTTCAGCTGTAATGATGGGTTCCAACTTCAGGGGGCACCAGACATTACCTGCACAAAGTCTGCAGAGTGGAATGAGGAGAAACCTTACTGCAAAG TTGTCCAGTGCTCTGATCTGACTGAGCCTCTTCACGGCTCCATGCAGTGCAAGCATCCATTAGGACACTTCGGCTATCAGTCCTCCTGTGAGTTTAGCTGTGAGGAAGGATACACACTAACAGGCTCAAGCTCCAGCAAGCTGATGTGTGAAGGCAGTGGACACTGGAATGCCTCTCGGCCCATCTGTGAAG CTGTTCGATGTCCAGCTCTTGTGGACCCTACGAACGGCAGGATGAACTGCAGTGGTGGTAGTTTTGgcagcagctgcagcttcaGCTGTAATGATGGGTTCCACCTTCAGGGGGCGCCAGAAATTACCTGCACTGAGTCGGCAGAGTGGAGCCAGGAGAAGCCTTACTGTGGAG TCGTCCAGTGCTCTGATCTGACTGAGCCTCTTCACGGCTCCATGCAGTGCGAGCATCTAGTAGGACACTTCAGCTATCAGTCCTCCTGTGAGTTTAGCTGTGAGGAAGGATACACACTAACAGGCTCAAACTCTAGTCGGCTGATGTGTGAAGCCAGTGGACACTGGAATGGTTTTGAACCCACCTGTGAAG CTGTTCAATGTCCAGTCCTTCAGGACCCTACGAACGGTAGAATCATCTGCAGTGGTGAAAGTTTTGgcagcagctgcagcttcaGCTGTAACAATGGGTTCCACCTTCAGGGGGCGCCACACATCACCTGCACAGAGTCTGCAGGGTGGAGCCAGGAGGTTCCTTACTGTGAAG TTGTCCAGTGCTCTGATCTGACTGAGCCTCTTCACGGCTCCATGCAGTGTCAGAATCCTCTAGAAAGCTTTGGCTATGAGTCCTCCTGTGAGTTTAGCTGTGAAGACGGATACACACTAACAGGATCAAGCTCTGGCCAGCTGGTGTGTGAAGGCACTGGACATTGGAATGACTCTCGGCCCACCTGTGAAC CTGTTCGATGCCCAACTCTTGAGGACCCTGCGAATGGCAGAATCAGTTGCGGAGGTGATAGCTACGGCAGCAGGTGCAGCTTCAGCTGTAATGATGGGTTCCAACTTCAGGGGGCACCAGACATTACCTGCACAAAGTCTGCAGAGTGGAATGAGGAGAAACCTTACTGCAAAG TTGTCCAGTGCTCTGATCTGACTGAGCCTCTTCACGGCTCCATGCAGTGCAAGCATCCATTAGGACACTTCGGCTATCAGTCCTCCTGTGAGTTTAGCTGTGAGGAAGGATACACACTAACAGGCTCAAGCTCCAGCAAGCTGATGTGTGAAGGCAGTGGACACTGGAATGCCTCTCGGCCCATCTGTGAAG CTGTTCGATGTCCAGCTCTTGTGGACCCTACGAACGGCAGGATGAACTGCAGTGGTGGTAGTTTTGgcagcagctgcagcttcaGCTGTAATGATGGGTTCCACCTTCAGGGGGCGCCAGAAATTACCTGCACTGAGTCGGCAGAGTGGAGCCAGGAGAAGCCTTACTGTGGAG TCGTCCAGTGCTCTGATCTGACTGAGCCTCTTCACGGCTCCATGCAGTGCGAGCATCTAGTAGGACACTTCAGCTATCAGTCCTCCTGTGAGTTTAGCTGTGAGGAAGGATACACACTAACAGGCTCAAACTCTAGTCGGCTGATGTGTGAAGCCAGTGGACACTGGAATGGTTTTGAACCCACCTGTGAAG CTGTTCAATGTCCAGTCCTTCAGGACCCTACGAACGGTAGAATCATCTGCAGTGGTGAAAGTTTTGgcagcagctgcagcttcaGCTGTAACAATGGGTTCCACCTTCAGGGGGCGCCACACATCACCTGCACAGAGTCTGCAGGGTGGAGCCAGGAGGTTCCTTACTGTGAAG TTGTCCAGTGCTCTGATCTGACTGAGCCTCTTCACGGCTCCATGCAGTGTCAGAATCCTCTAGAAAGCTTTGGCTATGAGTCCTCCTGTGAGTTTAGCTGTGAAGACGGATACACACTAACAGGATCAAGCTCTGGCCAGCTGGTGTGTGAAGGCACTGGACATTGGAATGACTCTCGGCCCACCTGTGAAC CTGTTCGATGCCCAACTCTTGAGGACCCTGCGAATGGCAGAATCAGTTGCGGAGGTGATAGCTACGGCAGCAGGTGCAGCTTCAGCTGTAATGATGGGTTCCAACTTCAGGGGGCACCAGACATTACCTGCACAAAGTCTGCAGAGTGGAATGAGGAGAAACCTTACTGCAAAG TTGTCCAGTGCTCTGATCTGACTGAGCCTCTTCACGGCTCCATGCAGTGCAAGCATCCATTGGGACACTTCAGCTATCAGTCCTCCTGTGAGTTTAGCTGTGAGGAAGGATACACACTAACAGGCTCAAGCTCCAGCAAGCTGATGTGTGAAGGCAGTAGACACTGGAATGCCTCTCGGCCCATCTGTCAAG CTGTTCGATGTCCAGCTCTTGTGGACCCTACGAACGGCAGGATGAACTGCAGTGGTGGTAGTTTTGgcagcagctgcagcttcaGCTGTAATGATGGGTTCCACCTTCAGGGGGCGCCAGAAATTACCTGCACTGAGTCGGCAGAGTGGAGCCAGGAGAAGCCTTACTGTGAAG TCGTCCAGTGCTCTGATCTGACTGAGCCTCTTCACGGCTCCATGCAGTGCGAGCATCTAGTAGGACACTTCAGCTATCAGTCCTCCTGTGAGTTTAGCTGTGAGGAAGGATACACACTAACAGGCTCAAACTCTAGTCGGCTGATGTGTGAAGCCAGTGGACACTGGAATGGTTTTGAACCCACCTGTGAAG CTGTTCAATGTCCAGTCCTTCAGGACCCTACGAACGGTAGAATCATCTGCAGTGGTGAAAGTTTTGgcagcagctgcagcttcaGCTGTGACAATGGGTTCCACCTTCAGGGGGCGCCACACATCACCTGCACAGAGTCTGCAGGGTGGAGCCAGGAGGTTCCTTACTGTGAAG TTGTCCAGTGCTCTGATCTGACTGAGCCTCTTCACGGCTCCATGCAGTGTCAGCATCCTCTAGAAAGCTTTGGCTATCAGTCCTCCTGTGAGTTTAGCTGTGAAGACGGATACACACTAACAGGCTCAAGCTCTGGCCAGCTGGTGTGTGAAGGCACTGGACATTGGAATGACTCTCGGCCCACCTGTGAAC CTGTTCGATGCCCAACTCTTGAGGACCCTGTGAATGGCAGGATGAAATGCAGTGGTGGTAGTTTTGgcagcagctgcagcttcaGCTGTAATGATGGGTTCAACCTTCATGGGGCGCCAGAAATGACCTGCACTGAGTCTGCAGAGTGGAGCCAGGAGAAACCTTACTGTGAAG TCGCCCAGTGCTCTGATCTGACTGAGCCTCTTCACGGCTCCATGCAGTGTCAGCATCCACTAAGACAGTTTGGTTATCAGTCCTCCTGTGAGTTTAGCTGTGAGGAAGGATACACACTAACAGGCTCAAGCTCTAGTCGGCTGATGTGTGAAGCCAGTGGACACTGGAATGATTCTCAGCCCATCTGTGAAG CTGTTCGCTGCCCGACTCTTGAGGACCCTACAAACGGCAGAATCATCTGCAGTGGTGAAAGTTTTGGCGGCAGCTGCAGCTTCAGCTGTAATGATGGGTTCCACCTTGAGGGGGCGCCAGAAATTACCTGCACCCAATCTGCAGAATGGAGCCAGGAGAAGCCTTACTGTGAAG TCGTCCAGTGCTCTGATCTGACTGAGCCTCTTCATGGCTTCATGCAGTGTCAGCATCCAGTAGGACGTTTCAGCCATCAGTCCTCCTGTGAGTTTAGCTGTGAAGACGGATACACACTAACAGGCTCAAGCTCTGGCCAGCTGGTGTGTGAAGGCACTGGACATTGGAATGACTCTCGGCCCACCTGTGAAC CAGTGACATGTCCATACCTCCAGAAGCCGGACAATGGCCTCATGAACTGTTCCTCTGAGGAGGCCACCGTCGGGACATCCTGTTCCTTCAGCTGTTTAGATGGCTACACTCTTCTCGGCGATGAGGTGGTGACGTGTAACTTCACCGGCGGCTGGTCTGGAGCAGCAGCTGAGTGTCAAG CTCCTCCTGAGCCCCAGTTGAGCCCACCCTTGGTGACCGGCCTGACCGTAGCAGGAGGTGTTAGTTTGTCCAgcctcgctctggctctctggatAATGAAGAAACTCAGGCAGAAAG CTGAAAAGTTTGACCTAAG taAATCAGACATTGACATGCCTCCCCAGGTATACAAGAGCATCGACAGTCTAATATAG